In the Helicoverpa armigera isolate CAAS_96S chromosome 28, ASM3070526v1, whole genome shotgun sequence genome, one interval contains:
- the LOC110381486 gene encoding cofilin/actin-depolymerizing factor homolog isoform X1: MKLPVQCTAYSAASGVTVSDACKTTYEEIKKDKKHRYVVFYIRDEKQIDVETVGERNAEYDQFLEDLQKGGTGECRYGLFDFEYTHQCQGTSEASKKQKLFLMSWCPDTAKVKKKMLYSSSFDALKKSLVGVQKYIQATDLSEASQEAVEEKLRATDRQ; the protein is encoded by the exons GCGTCTGGTGTGACAGTTTCGGACGCTTGCAAAACGACGTACGAGGAGATCAAGAAGGACAAGAAGCACCGTTACGTGGTGTTCTACATCCGCGACGAGAAACAGATCGATGTAGAAACTGTGGGCGAACGCAACGCTGAGTACGATCAGTTCCTTGAGGATTTGCAGAAGGGCGGCACTGGAGAGTGCAG ATATGGCCTGTTCGACTTCGAGTACACGCACCAGTGCCAGGGCACGTCGGAGGCTAGCAAGAAACAGAAGCTGTTCCTAATGTCATGGTGCCCCGACACCGCCAAGGTTAAGAAGAAGATGTTGTACTCCAG CTCTTTCGACGCACTAAAGAAGTCGCTGGTGGGCGTACAGAAGTACATCCAAGCGACCGACCTCTCGGAGGCCTCGCAGGAGGCTGTTGAAGAGAAGCTGCGCGCCACCGATCGCCAATAA
- the LOC110381486 gene encoding cofilin/actin-depolymerizing factor homolog isoform X2, whose protein sequence is MASGVTVSDACKTTYEEIKKDKKHRYVVFYIRDEKQIDVETVGERNAEYDQFLEDLQKGGTGECRYGLFDFEYTHQCQGTSEASKKQKLFLMSWCPDTAKVKKKMLYSSSFDALKKSLVGVQKYIQATDLSEASQEAVEEKLRATDRQ, encoded by the exons GCGTCTGGTGTGACAGTTTCGGACGCTTGCAAAACGACGTACGAGGAGATCAAGAAGGACAAGAAGCACCGTTACGTGGTGTTCTACATCCGCGACGAGAAACAGATCGATGTAGAAACTGTGGGCGAACGCAACGCTGAGTACGATCAGTTCCTTGAGGATTTGCAGAAGGGCGGCACTGGAGAGTGCAG ATATGGCCTGTTCGACTTCGAGTACACGCACCAGTGCCAGGGCACGTCGGAGGCTAGCAAGAAACAGAAGCTGTTCCTAATGTCATGGTGCCCCGACACCGCCAAGGTTAAGAAGAAGATGTTGTACTCCAG CTCTTTCGACGCACTAAAGAAGTCGCTGGTGGGCGTACAGAAGTACATCCAAGCGACCGACCTCTCGGAGGCCTCGCAGGAGGCTGTTGAAGAGAAGCTGCGCGCCACCGATCGCCAATAA